A single Corticium candelabrum chromosome 16, ooCorCand1.1, whole genome shotgun sequence DNA region contains:
- the LOC134191866 gene encoding phosphatidylinositol 3-kinase catalytic subunit type 3-like: MEPPDRFHYVFSCDLELKLQIKIGTLEGKRERRSFKAIVEDPQLKFSGLYQSSCSDLYVTCQVLDNGRPLSLPTQTAYKAFSTRWNWNEWLTLPIKYKDIPRTALITFTVWDVYGHEKDLPVGSTVIPAFNKHGVLQHGIHDLRVNPDTIGSDSNTLLETSATATGEMAKLSVLAKRHRKGRMMKMDWLDRLTFREIEQINEREKRSSNFMYLMVEFPQFHNGDLEHLIIFYERNCDNQMDVVQRCNDLVLVPDPEMFRDNVVEIKHHKMTRSLRHGPVARELKPNLPARDQLNAIVRYPPGKSLTSEELDIVWKFRYYLTRDKKALTKFLRCVDWTSEQEVAQAVDLMRKWQPIDVEDALELLSSQFTHDSVRQYAVSRLAQASDEDLLLYLLQLVAAVRYEKVADDLIATNAATSHYADESESAPQGGDPLGVGGDPLGVGGDPLGVTGRNLTTGEEKALVVQEDERLKLGPFLVARACANPVVANYLYWYIMVEIEDKDPQIAGRYMALKGSLLLALTQGDATSRQSRLMLRRQTGLIEQLVALSNRLSGSKENRPKRIETLKSALAQPSWKPHFDEPLALAIDPEVMVLGIIAEKGYVFKSALMPLKIVFKTTSNNEYAVIFKNGDDLRQDQLILQVVTLMDKLLRRENLDLKLTPYHSLAVSCSSGFIECVPNTSAVAEVLAKHGTILEFFRKHASSEHTSYGVSQEVMDTYVKSCAGYCVITYLLGIGDRHLDNLLLTQSGHLFHIDFGYILGRDPKPLPPPMKLCKEMVEAMGGNQSAEYKRFREYCFNAYLILRRSANLILNLFALMVHTNVQDIALEPDKAVKKVQDKFCLHLTEEQAVHYFQSLIDESVNAQFAVMVEKIHKWAQYWRK, translated from the exons TTGGAATGAATGGTTGACATTACCAATCAAATACAAGGACATTCCACGGACAGCTCTA ATTACGTTTACTGTTTGGGATGTTTATGGTCATGAAAAAGATCTACCAGTTGGCAGCACTGTGATTCCTGCTTTTAATAAACATGG AGTGTTGCAACATGGAATTCATGATCTGCGTGTGAACCCTGATACCATTGGATCTGATTCGAACACTTTATTGGAAACATCAGCTACTGCTACTGGAGAAATGGCAAAGCTTTCTGTT TTGGCAAAACGACACAGGAAAGGTCGAATGATGAAAATGGACTGGCTTGATAGACTCACATTTAGAGAGATTGAGCAGATCAATGAG AGAGAAAAACGAAGTTCCAACTTTATGTACTTGATGGTTGAGTTTCCTCAGTTTCATAATGGTGATCTGGAGCATCTCATTATCTTTTATGAACGT AACTGTGATAATCAAATGGATGTGGTTCAAAGATGCAATGACCTGGTCTTAGTGCCGGACCCAGAGATGTTCAGA GATAATGTTGTTGAAATAAAGCATCACAAGATGACAAGAAGTCTGCGACATGGACCAGTTGCCAGAGAACTGAAACCCAATCTTCCAGCACGAGACCAGCTCAAT GCAATTGTACGCTATCCACCAGGCAAATCTCTCACTTCAGAAGAGCTGGACATTGTCTGGAAGTTTCGTTATTACTTAACACGAGATAAAAAG GCACTAACAAAGTTTCTGCGGTGTGTTGATTGGACGAGTGAACAGGAAGTGGCACAG GCAGTAGATCTCATGAGAAAGTGGCAACCGATTGATGTGGAGGATGCCCTAGAGTTACTGTCAAGTCAGTTCACTCACGACAGTGTTCGCCAGTATGCAGTGTCAAGACTGGCTCAAGCATCAGATGAG GATCTCTTACTCTATTTACTGCAGCTGGTTGCAGCTGTTCGATATGAGAAGGTAGCAGATGATTTGATTGCCACCAATGCAGCAACATCACATTATGCAGATGAATCAGAGTCTGCGCCTCAAGGTGGTGATCCTCTTGGAGTTGGCGGCGACCCTCTTGGAGTTGGTGGCGATCCTTTAGGAGTCACAGGGCGAAATCTGACAACAGGTGAAGAAAAAGCACTTGTTGTTCAGGAGGATGAG CGACTGAAACTGGGTCCTTTTCTAGTTGCAAGAGCTTGTGCAAATCCAGTTGTTGCAAACTATTTATACTG GTACATCATGGTAGAAATAGAAGATAAAGATCCTCAGATAGCAGGGAGATACATGGCACTTAAAGGTAGTCTCTTGTTGGCCTTGACTCAG GGAGATGCAACCAGTAGACAGTCTCGCCTTATGTTGAGAAGGCAAACGGGTCTTATAGAGCAACTTGTGGCACTGTCTAATCGATTGAGTGGATCCAAAGAGAATAGACCTAAACGG ATTGAAACCCTGAAATCAGCTCTAGCACAACCATCATGGAAACCACATTTTGATGAGCCACTAGCTTTGGCTATTGATCCTGAAGTGATGGTGTTGGGAATTATAGCAG AGAAAGGATATGTGTTTAAGAGTGCTTTAATGCCTCTTAAGATCGTCTTCAAAACGACGAGTAATAATGAATATGCA GTGATATTCAAGAATGGAGATGATTTGCGTCAAGACCAGCTCATCCTTCAAGTTGTAACTTTAATGGATAAG TTGTTAAGACGAGAGAATTTAGACTTAAAACTGACTCCGTATCATTCTCTAGCTGTCAGCTGTTCTTCAG GTTTTATTGAGTGTGTACCAAACACGTCTGCGGTTGCTGAGGTTTTGGCTAAGCATGGGACTATACTG GAGTTCTTTCGAAAGCATGCATCTAGTGAGCACACTTCATATGGTGTCAGTCAAGAAGTGATGGATACATACGTAAAAAGCTGTG CTGGATACTGTGTCATCACTTATCTACTTGGCATTGGAGACAGACATCTTGACAATCTCCTTTTGACACAAAGTG GTCATTTGTTTCACATTGACTTTGGTTATATTTTGGGTCGTGATCCAAAACCTCTGCCTCCTCCAATGAAGCTTTGCAAGGAAATG GTTGAAGCGATGGGAGGTAACCAGAGTGCTGAATACAAGCGATTTCGAGAGTATTGCTTTAATGCGTACCTTATTCTTCGAAG GTCTGCCAATTTGATTcttaatttgtttgctttgatGGTTCATACCAATGTGCAAGACATTGCTTTGGAACCTGATAAGGCTGTCAAGAAA GTCCAGGACAAGTTCTGTTTGCATCTAACTGAAGAGCAAGCAGTGCATTATTTTCAGTCTCTTATTGATGAAAGTGTCAATGCTCAGTTTGCTGTAATGGTCGAGAAAATACATAAGTGGGCCCAA TATTGGAGAAAGTAA